From one Tsukamurella tyrosinosolvens genomic stretch:
- a CDS encoding TauD/TfdA dioxygenase family protein produces the protein MTATLDPTTVSPEITVTKLGEHIGAIVHGVRLGGDIDDATAETILDLLAEHEVIFFRGQDHLDDAGQHAFAARLGVPTTPHPTVRSDSDLLPIEGAANSWHTDVSFVDRVPKASILRPVELPPHGGNTTWASTTRAYDRLPAPLKALAENLRAIHTNDYDYAGHNATYQRAEYHKEFIRTIFEAEHPVVRVHPETGRRSLLLGHFVKSFAGLSTQDSAPILALLQRRIENPDNTVRWAWQPGDVAIWDNRSTQHFGINDYGDHTRLLRRVTLAGDLPVGVDGREGVALRGDASDYAPVTPARSRG, from the coding sequence ATGACCGCAACGCTCGATCCCACCACCGTCTCGCCCGAGATCACCGTGACCAAACTGGGCGAACACATCGGGGCGATCGTGCACGGGGTCCGGCTGGGCGGCGACATCGACGACGCGACCGCGGAGACGATCCTCGACCTGCTGGCCGAGCACGAGGTGATCTTCTTCCGCGGCCAGGACCACCTCGACGACGCCGGCCAGCACGCCTTCGCCGCGCGCCTGGGGGTGCCGACCACCCCCCACCCGACGGTCCGCTCCGACTCGGACCTGCTGCCCATCGAGGGCGCTGCCAACAGCTGGCACACCGACGTCTCCTTCGTCGACCGCGTACCGAAGGCGTCGATCCTGCGGCCCGTCGAGCTGCCGCCGCACGGCGGGAACACGACGTGGGCATCCACGACGCGCGCCTACGACCGGCTGCCGGCGCCGCTCAAGGCACTCGCGGAGAACCTGCGCGCGATCCACACGAACGACTACGACTACGCGGGCCACAACGCCACCTACCAGCGCGCCGAGTACCACAAGGAGTTCATCCGCACCATCTTCGAGGCGGAGCACCCCGTGGTGCGCGTGCACCCGGAGACCGGCCGGCGGTCCCTCCTGCTGGGGCATTTCGTGAAGTCCTTCGCGGGCCTGAGCACGCAGGACTCGGCGCCGATCCTCGCGCTGCTGCAGCGGCGGATCGAGAACCCCGACAACACCGTCCGCTGGGCGTGGCAGCCGGGCGACGTGGCGATCTGGGACAACCGCTCCACGCAGCACTTCGGCATCAACGACTACGGCGACCACACGCGCCTGCTGCGCCGCGTGACGCTCGCCGGCGACCTGCCGGTCGGCGTGGACGGCCGCGAGGGCGTGGCGCTCCGGGGCGACGCCTCGGACTACGCGCCCGTGACGCCCGCGCGCTCGCGCGGCTGA
- a CDS encoding ArsR/SmtB family transcription factor, with product MTTGTESTDRIFLALANPVRRELLRILAEGPLAAGELSERFALSRPAVAEHLKVLRDAGLVADSPDGRRRIYRLTAEPLADLGEWLHPFEKFWRARLSALADVAEEL from the coding sequence GTGACCACCGGGACGGAGAGCACCGATCGCATCTTCCTCGCGCTCGCCAATCCCGTTCGCCGCGAACTGCTCCGGATCCTCGCCGAGGGGCCGCTCGCGGCGGGCGAGCTCAGCGAGCGGTTCGCGCTGAGCCGCCCAGCAGTGGCGGAGCACCTCAAGGTGCTCCGCGACGCGGGGCTCGTCGCCGACTCCCCCGACGGCCGCCGCCGGATCTACCGGCTCACCGCCGAGCCGCTGGCGGACCTCGGCGAGTGGTTGCACCCGTTCGAGAAGTTCTGGCGCGCACGGCTCTCCGCGCTCGCCGACGTCGCAGAGGAGTTGTGA
- a CDS encoding arylsulfatase → MTIPDHARGYDGFTGRIGRSEAESEPAWPAEVRARPGAPNIIVVLVDDMGFSDIGPYGSEIPTPHLDALAARGIVSTNHHTTPVCSPARAALLTGLNPHRAGYGSVANSDPGFPNLRLSLADDVLTLPEILRESGYATHAVGKWHLAKDSRLGPDADRSSWPLQRGFDHYYGSLEGLNSFFHPNQLVRDNTVDPVTEYPEDFYVTDALTDTAVSWIKDLRAHDAEKPFFLYFAHIAMHGPLQVKDEDLPRGELDYARGWDVVREQRFARQQELGLFGPDVRPARRNSEPGYDVPPWDELDPGRQRRFARYMQVYAAMVRTVDDSLGRLLDTVEQLGELDNTIVVFTSDNGGTAEGGPEGTRSYFAEFVKFADGIGPDGWEGDVDHPEELIGTARLGVHYPRGWGQVSNTPFRFYKGQTFAGGVRVPFVLSWPAGLPEARGVREQFSFVTDVAPTLLDLAGVATPSHRHGLPAQERDGLSQRAAWSDAAAPSARTRQYSEFRGHRGYYRDGWKLLSLHGRGDDPLAPRWQLFDNRADPAETADLAEHHPDLVAELAAEWEHEAWRNTVFPLVIDGSTRNPAERRLADPVRLLPGTPVLERYRSAKLVQYRDFRVDIDVDLADGAEGVLVAHGDALGGYLVYVEDGAVVLGYNAYGRYAEARTGPVPPGRHTVSLTATVRPNLRWDLAIGVDGAEAAVLPDRVQLIGMAPWTGISVGLDARGPVAWELRERRGVFPYSGALHAVTYTPEAIGVPSDDIDRLQQEAEEEAD, encoded by the coding sequence ATGACGATTCCCGATCACGCGCGCGGGTACGACGGATTCACCGGACGGATCGGCCGCTCCGAGGCCGAATCGGAGCCGGCCTGGCCGGCGGAGGTACGGGCCCGGCCCGGTGCGCCGAACATCATCGTGGTCCTCGTCGACGACATGGGCTTCTCGGACATCGGGCCGTACGGCTCGGAGATCCCCACTCCGCACCTGGACGCGCTCGCCGCCCGCGGCATCGTCTCCACCAACCACCACACCACCCCCGTGTGCTCGCCGGCCCGCGCCGCCCTGCTCACCGGGCTCAACCCGCACCGCGCGGGTTACGGCTCGGTCGCCAACTCCGACCCCGGCTTCCCGAACCTGCGCCTGAGTCTCGCCGACGACGTGCTCACCCTGCCGGAGATCCTCCGCGAATCCGGATACGCGACTCACGCCGTCGGCAAGTGGCACCTCGCGAAGGACTCGCGGCTCGGCCCGGACGCCGACCGCTCCTCCTGGCCGCTGCAGCGGGGCTTCGACCACTACTACGGCTCCCTGGAGGGCCTGAACTCCTTCTTCCACCCGAACCAGCTGGTGCGCGACAACACCGTCGACCCGGTGACCGAGTACCCGGAGGACTTCTACGTCACCGATGCGCTCACCGACACCGCGGTCTCGTGGATCAAGGACCTCCGGGCGCACGACGCGGAGAAGCCCTTCTTCCTGTACTTCGCGCACATCGCGATGCACGGCCCGCTGCAGGTCAAGGACGAGGACCTGCCCCGCGGGGAACTCGACTACGCCCGCGGCTGGGACGTCGTGCGCGAGCAGCGGTTCGCCCGGCAGCAGGAGCTCGGACTGTTCGGCCCCGACGTCCGGCCGGCGCGCCGCAACAGCGAGCCCGGCTACGACGTGCCGCCGTGGGACGAGCTCGATCCCGGCCGGCAGCGACGGTTCGCGCGGTACATGCAGGTGTACGCGGCCATGGTCCGCACCGTCGACGACAGCCTGGGCCGGCTGCTCGACACCGTCGAGCAGCTGGGCGAGCTGGACAACACGATCGTCGTCTTCACCTCGGACAACGGGGGCACCGCCGAGGGCGGCCCGGAGGGCACCCGCAGCTACTTCGCCGAGTTCGTGAAGTTCGCCGACGGCATCGGCCCCGACGGCTGGGAGGGCGATGTCGACCACCCGGAGGAGCTCATCGGCACCGCGCGGCTCGGCGTCCACTACCCGCGCGGCTGGGGGCAGGTGTCCAACACGCCCTTCCGCTTCTACAAGGGCCAGACCTTCGCGGGCGGCGTGCGCGTGCCCTTCGTCCTGTCCTGGCCCGCGGGCCTGCCGGAGGCGCGCGGCGTGCGCGAGCAGTTCTCCTTCGTCACCGACGTGGCGCCGACGCTGCTGGATCTGGCCGGAGTGGCGACGCCGTCCCATCGGCACGGTCTCCCCGCGCAGGAACGCGACGGGCTCTCCCAGCGCGCCGCGTGGTCCGACGCCGCCGCCCCGTCCGCCCGCACGCGCCAGTACTCGGAGTTCCGCGGCCACCGCGGCTACTACCGGGACGGCTGGAAGCTGCTCAGCCTGCACGGCCGGGGCGACGACCCGCTCGCCCCGCGCTGGCAGCTCTTCGACAACCGGGCCGATCCGGCCGAGACCGCCGACCTCGCCGAGCACCACCCCGACCTCGTCGCCGAACTGGCCGCCGAGTGGGAGCACGAGGCCTGGCGGAACACGGTCTTCCCCCTCGTGATCGACGGGTCCACCCGCAATCCGGCGGAACGGCGCCTCGCCGATCCCGTGCGCCTGCTGCCCGGCACACCCGTGCTCGAGCGGTACCGCTCGGCGAAGCTCGTGCAGTACCGGGACTTCCGCGTCGACATCGACGTCGATCTCGCCGACGGCGCCGAGGGCGTCCTCGTCGCACACGGCGACGCCCTGGGCGGCTACCTCGTCTACGTCGAGGACGGCGCGGTGGTGCTCGGCTACAACGCCTACGGCCGCTACGCGGAGGCCCGCACCGGTCCTGTGCCGCCCGGCCGGCACACCGTCTCCCTCACGGCGACGGTGCGCCCGAACCTGCGGTGGGACCTGGCGATCGGCGTCGACGGCGCCGAGGCCGCCGTCCTCCCGGACCGCGTCCAGCTCATCGGCATGGCGCCGTGGACCGGGATCTCCGTGGGCCTGGACGCCCGCGGGCCGGTCGCGTGGGAGCTGCGCGAGCGCCGCGGCGTCTTCCCGTACTCCGGTGCGCTGCACGCGGTCACGTACACACCGGAGGCCATCGGCGTCCCGTCGGACGACATCGACCGGCTGCAGCAGGAGGCCGAGGAGGAGGCGGACTGA
- a CDS encoding esterase/lipase family protein, which produces MSVVEERRRAEVRALAELGCSEVAGAAGGVHGVHRAISDRVFRYVRLGVGPAVAPVRALHDGITDGVYATISAVARTVGRVASVGADWPGDRPPSETVRGAALIGAVLGLIGDDLEAQGSPLAADPVTVRADGAVVHLADDPVPPGRLDPAEVFDGATGRVVVLLHGLTETEHAWGVGGLEADDYGVRLAVDIGATPVYVRYNSGRHISDNGRDLAELLERLVAAWPVPVTDIVLIGHSMGGLVARSAAHLADEAVMAWPAAVSATVSLGTPHLGAPLEQAAHYGSAALTAIPETAPFGRLLRRRSAGIRDLRGGSIVDEDWRDRDADALGAAAAAEIPLLDGAEHFFVAATFTRDARHPVGRLLGDGLVLAPSAGGRGKARRIGFTDDAGMHLGGAHHFTLLQSDVVYERILSWLDQPRERAGVTGA; this is translated from the coding sequence GTGAGTGTTGTCGAGGAGCGCCGTCGCGCCGAGGTGCGTGCTCTCGCTGAGCTGGGCTGTAGCGAAGTCGCGGGCGCCGCGGGCGGCGTGCATGGTGTGCACCGGGCGATCTCCGACCGGGTCTTCCGCTACGTCCGCCTGGGCGTCGGTCCCGCGGTCGCGCCGGTGCGCGCGCTGCACGACGGCATCACCGACGGGGTCTACGCGACGATCAGCGCCGTCGCGCGGACCGTCGGGCGGGTCGCGTCCGTCGGCGCGGACTGGCCGGGGGACCGGCCACCGTCGGAGACGGTGCGCGGGGCGGCGCTCATCGGAGCCGTGCTCGGCCTCATCGGCGACGACCTCGAGGCCCAGGGATCACCGCTCGCAGCGGACCCGGTGACCGTTCGGGCCGACGGTGCCGTCGTCCACCTGGCCGACGATCCGGTCCCGCCCGGCCGGCTGGACCCGGCCGAGGTCTTCGACGGCGCCACGGGCCGCGTCGTGGTGCTCCTGCACGGGCTCACCGAGACCGAACACGCCTGGGGCGTCGGCGGACTGGAGGCCGACGACTACGGGGTGCGGCTCGCGGTCGACATCGGTGCCACCCCGGTGTACGTGCGGTACAACAGCGGGCGGCACATCAGCGACAACGGCCGTGACCTGGCGGAGCTGCTGGAGCGGCTCGTCGCCGCGTGGCCGGTCCCCGTCACCGACATCGTGCTCATCGGTCACTCCATGGGCGGCCTCGTCGCCCGCAGCGCGGCGCACCTCGCCGACGAGGCCGTGATGGCCTGGCCGGCCGCTGTGTCGGCCACCGTCAGCCTCGGGACGCCGCACCTCGGTGCCCCGCTCGAGCAGGCCGCGCACTACGGCAGCGCCGCGCTGACCGCGATCCCGGAGACGGCGCCGTTCGGGCGGCTACTGCGCCGACGCAGCGCGGGGATCCGCGACCTGCGCGGCGGGTCGATCGTGGACGAGGACTGGCGCGACCGCGATGCCGACGCGCTCGGCGCGGCCGCCGCGGCGGAGATCCCGCTCCTGGACGGCGCGGAGCACTTCTTCGTCGCCGCCACGTTCACCCGCGACGCCCGGCACCCGGTGGGGCGCCTCCTGGGCGACGGACTCGTGCTCGCGCCGAGTGCGGGCGGTCGTGGGAAGGCCCGGCGGATCGGATTCACCGACGACGCCGGAATGCACCTGGGTGGGGCGCACCACTTCACCCTGCTGCAGTCCGACGTCGTGTACGAGCGGATCCTGAGCTGGCTGGATCAGCCGCGCGAGCGCGCGGGCGTCACGGGCGCGTAG
- a CDS encoding winged helix-turn-helix transcriptional regulator, producing MARSTRSGPYICGIDAALDVVSGKWKGLILWELEAHGVRRFAELRRGLPGVSEKMLTQHLREMEEDGLVTREVYAQVPPKVEYSLTASGLALNAALAPLGAWGRDRLRRERIDTVPLAHDREASDKVDTSEISDISSTA from the coding sequence ATGGCGAGATCGACGCGATCGGGCCCGTACATCTGCGGCATCGATGCCGCGCTGGACGTGGTGAGCGGGAAGTGGAAGGGCCTCATCCTGTGGGAGCTGGAGGCGCACGGCGTGCGGCGGTTCGCGGAGCTGCGCCGGGGGCTGCCGGGCGTGAGCGAGAAGATGCTCACGCAGCACCTACGGGAGATGGAGGAGGACGGGCTGGTGACCCGCGAGGTGTACGCGCAGGTGCCGCCGAAGGTCGAGTACTCGTTGACCGCGTCCGGCCTGGCGCTCAACGCGGCGCTCGCACCCCTGGGCGCCTGGGGGCGCGACCGCCTCCGGCGGGAGCGGATCGACACGGTGCCGCTCGCCCACGACCGGGAAGCGTCGGACAAAGTTGACACGTCGGAGATCTCCGACATATCCTCGACGGCGTGA
- a CDS encoding UDP-glucose dehydrogenase family protein: MKITVLGTGYLGATHAACMAELGHEVLGVDVNLSKIAALSEGKVPFHEPGLPAVLKRNIEAGRLRFTDSYEEAGAFGDVHFIAVGTPQRKGEFAADMTYVNSVIDSLVPHLRRDAVILGKSTVPVGTTDLLRARAAELVPAGVNVEFAWNPEFLREGHAVKDTLEPDRLVLGVEPGGRAEEVAREVYAGILARDTPFFVTDTATAELVKISANAFLATKISFINAVAEVCEAAGADVVALADAIGVDSRIGRKFLGAGIGFGGGCLPKDIRAFMARSGELGAGHMHGLLREVDAINMSRRTRMVDLAREACGGTLLGAKVAVLGAAFKPDSDDVRDSPALNIAGQIQLQGAAVSVYDPEAMDNSRRVFPTLDYATTALEACEGADVVLVLTEWTQFRELDPAVVGAVVRNPVLLDGRNCMPSADWVAAGWEYRA, translated from the coding sequence ATGAAGATCACAGTGCTGGGTACGGGGTACCTGGGAGCCACGCACGCGGCGTGCATGGCGGAGCTGGGCCACGAGGTGCTCGGCGTCGACGTCAACCTCAGCAAGATCGCCGCGCTGTCGGAGGGCAAGGTGCCCTTCCACGAGCCGGGGCTCCCCGCGGTGCTCAAGCGGAACATCGAGGCCGGCCGGCTGCGCTTCACGGACTCCTACGAGGAGGCCGGCGCGTTCGGTGACGTGCACTTCATCGCGGTGGGCACGCCGCAGCGCAAGGGCGAGTTCGCGGCCGACATGACCTACGTGAACTCCGTGATCGACTCGCTCGTCCCCCACCTGCGGCGCGACGCGGTGATCCTGGGCAAGTCGACGGTCCCCGTCGGCACCACGGACCTGCTGCGCGCCCGCGCGGCCGAGCTGGTGCCGGCCGGGGTGAACGTCGAGTTCGCCTGGAACCCCGAGTTCCTGCGCGAGGGCCACGCCGTCAAGGACACGCTCGAGCCCGACCGCCTCGTGCTGGGTGTCGAGCCCGGCGGCCGCGCCGAGGAGGTCGCCCGCGAGGTCTACGCGGGGATCCTCGCCCGCGACACCCCGTTCTTCGTCACTGACACCGCCACCGCGGAGCTGGTGAAGATCTCCGCGAACGCCTTCCTGGCGACCAAGATCTCGTTCATCAACGCCGTCGCCGAGGTCTGCGAGGCGGCGGGCGCCGACGTGGTGGCCCTCGCCGACGCGATCGGGGTCGACTCCCGCATCGGCCGCAAGTTCCTCGGCGCGGGCATCGGCTTCGGCGGCGGCTGCCTGCCCAAGGACATCCGCGCGTTCATGGCCCGCTCGGGCGAGCTCGGCGCCGGCCACATGCACGGCCTGCTCCGCGAGGTCGACGCGATCAACATGAGCCGCCGCACCCGGATGGTCGACCTGGCTCGGGAGGCCTGCGGCGGCACCCTTCTCGGCGCCAAGGTGGCCGTGCTCGGCGCGGCCTTCAAGCCGGACTCGGACGACGTGCGCGACTCGCCGGCGCTCAACATCGCCGGCCAGATCCAGCTGCAGGGCGCGGCGGTCTCGGTGTACGACCCCGAGGCCATGGACAATTCGCGCCGCGTGTTCCCGACGCTCGACTACGCCACCACGGCGCTCGAGGCCTGCGAGGGCGCCGACGTGGTGCTGGTGCTCACGGAGTGGACGCAGTTCCGCGAGTTGGACCCGGCCGTGGTCGGCGCGGTCGTGCGCAACCCCGTGCTGCTCGACGGCCGCAACTGCATGCCGTCCGCGGACTGGGTCGCCGCCGGCTGGGAGTACCGCGCCTGA
- a CDS encoding SRPBCC family protein, which yields MAVIALDQFVAATPAAVWRALTEPELVRRWWAEGDIGAEVGHEFTLDMPGFGAQPCRVLESVAPERFVYTFTTEWTLTWTLRAEGRGTRVFLEHSGFDLDDKRMAAAFERMGPGWRDVVLPRLAETAAAL from the coding sequence ATGGCTGTCATCGCGCTGGATCAGTTCGTCGCCGCCACACCGGCCGCCGTATGGCGCGCCCTGACCGAGCCGGAGCTGGTGCGCCGGTGGTGGGCGGAGGGCGACATCGGGGCCGAAGTGGGCCACGAGTTCACCCTGGACATGCCGGGTTTCGGCGCCCAGCCGTGCCGCGTCCTCGAGTCGGTCGCCCCGGAGCGCTTCGTCTACACCTTCACCACCGAGTGGACGCTGACCTGGACGCTGCGCGCCGAGGGGCGCGGCACCCGCGTCTTCTTGGAGCACAGCGGATTCGACCTGGACGACAAGCGCATGGCCGCCGCCTTCGAGCGCATGGGCCCGGGCTGGCGCGACGTGGTACTGCCGCGCCTCGCGGAGACCGCCGCCGCGCTCTGA
- a CDS encoding GNAT family N-acetyltransferase, whose protein sequence is MTDRSVLADPVNAALSGPHARFRLSAGRIQRYHPDVSVFYGHPRALTDEDYADVARLTGADRTALLRDRAAPLPPGWTVVETIGLVQYDGSGVETAPEPEAVRLTAADVPEMTALVERTKPGPFLPRTIELGTYLGIRDADGALIAMAGERMHPQGWTEISAVCTAPEARGRGLASRLIRAVGHGIRERGDVPFLHTSDDNPAQKLYDAMGFHHTSTVPLEVVRVPSD, encoded by the coding sequence GTGACCGACCGCTCCGTCCTCGCCGACCCCGTCAACGCCGCACTCTCCGGCCCGCACGCGCGGTTCCGGCTGTCCGCGGGCCGGATCCAGCGGTACCACCCCGACGTCTCCGTGTTCTACGGGCACCCGCGCGCGCTCACCGACGAGGACTACGCCGACGTCGCCCGCCTGACCGGCGCGGACCGGACGGCGCTCCTGCGCGACCGTGCGGCGCCGCTGCCGCCGGGGTGGACGGTGGTCGAGACGATCGGCCTGGTGCAGTACGACGGCAGCGGAGTGGAGACCGCACCCGAACCGGAGGCCGTGCGCCTCACCGCCGCCGACGTGCCCGAGATGACGGCCCTCGTCGAGCGGACCAAGCCCGGGCCGTTCCTGCCGCGCACGATCGAGCTGGGCACGTACCTCGGCATCCGCGACGCCGACGGGGCCCTCATCGCGATGGCCGGCGAGCGCATGCACCCGCAGGGGTGGACCGAGATCAGCGCGGTGTGCACCGCGCCCGAGGCGCGCGGGCGGGGTCTCGCCTCGCGACTGATCCGCGCCGTCGGCCACGGCATCCGCGAGCGCGGCGACGTCCCGTTCCTGCACACGTCGGACGACAACCCGGCACAGAAGCTCTACGACGCCATGGGCTTCCACCACACCAGCACGGTGCCGCTCGAAGTGGTCCGGGTCCCGTCGGACTAG
- a CDS encoding NAD(P)-dependent oxidoreductase — protein sequence MTPQNARAHEPQTVSILGLGAMGTALAAALLDRGHAVTAWNRSPGRGEGLVERGAHRAGTVAEALDRSEVIVTCLLRYASIRATLDPVAEQLRGRTVIDLTTTTPDEARELGAWAAEHGIDYLNGAILATPPMIGGPGAQLFVSGASEVHERTRPVLETWAEIVYDGADPGAASLVDLAMLAAMYQMFAGLFHGAAMAASAGMPAADFAARAVPFVAAMVPAFARDAEIVDGGDYTVPGQQSLHFSDLSDIIRASDEAGANSSTIRAVQALIAEQVGLGFGDEGTARIFESLRRPEPVRDGAAEAVA from the coding sequence ATGACACCGCAGAACGCAAGAGCACACGAACCGCAGACCGTCTCGATCCTCGGACTGGGAGCCATGGGCACCGCGCTCGCCGCCGCCCTGCTGGACCGCGGCCACGCCGTCACGGCGTGGAACCGTAGCCCCGGCCGGGGCGAGGGGCTGGTCGAGCGCGGCGCGCACCGCGCCGGCACCGTCGCCGAGGCGCTCGACCGCAGCGAGGTGATCGTCACCTGCCTGCTCCGCTACGCCTCGATCCGCGCGACCCTCGACCCCGTCGCGGAGCAGCTCCGCGGCCGCACTGTGATCGACCTGACCACCACTACGCCCGACGAGGCGCGTGAGCTCGGAGCCTGGGCCGCGGAGCACGGCATCGACTACCTCAACGGGGCGATCCTCGCGACGCCGCCGATGATCGGCGGCCCGGGCGCTCAGCTCTTCGTCAGCGGGGCCTCCGAGGTCCACGAGCGCACCCGTCCGGTCCTCGAGACGTGGGCGGAGATCGTCTACGACGGTGCGGACCCGGGCGCCGCGTCTCTCGTCGACCTGGCCATGCTCGCGGCGATGTACCAGATGTTCGCGGGCCTGTTCCACGGCGCGGCGATGGCCGCGTCGGCGGGCATGCCGGCGGCCGACTTCGCCGCCCGCGCGGTCCCGTTCGTCGCGGCGATGGTCCCGGCCTTCGCCCGCGACGCGGAGATCGTCGACGGCGGTGACTACACCGTGCCGGGCCAGCAGAGCCTGCACTTCTCGGACCTGTCGGACATCATCCGCGCCAGCGACGAGGCCGGCGCGAACTCGTCGACGATCCGCGCCGTGCAGGCGCTCATCGCGGAACAGGTCGGCCTCGGCTTCGGTGACGAGGGCACCGCCCGGATCTTCGAGAGCCTGAGGCGACCCGAACCGGTCCGCGATGGGGCCGCGGAGGCCGTCGCGTGA
- a CDS encoding NAD(P)-dependent oxidoreductase — protein sequence MSGGDSTATVTVLGLGAMGHAIAAAFVDAGHRVTVWNRTPGKADRLVARGARETATAAEAVRASDLVVVCLLDQTASRAVLGPLAADLRGRVLADLSSDVPQRAREAAAWAKEEGLVYLDATIVVNVPMVGADDALVLYAGPRSAFERHESTLRALGGATTYLGEDHAFAAAYDVAVLDYFWTSMAGIVHAFALARAEGIAAADLAPHLLGNGGLLASIIPAMAADVDAGVYPGEEENLVMDAAGVEHVLHAADHYGLDVSVLRAVDAVAQRAIGLGHGAAGWTATVEAVRRPA from the coding sequence GTGAGCGGGGGCGACAGCACCGCCACCGTCACGGTCCTCGGCCTCGGCGCCATGGGGCACGCGATCGCCGCGGCCTTCGTCGACGCGGGGCACCGCGTCACCGTGTGGAACCGGACGCCGGGGAAGGCGGATCGCCTCGTCGCGCGGGGTGCGCGGGAGACGGCCACCGCCGCGGAGGCCGTCCGGGCTTCCGACCTGGTCGTGGTCTGCCTTCTCGACCAGACGGCCTCGCGCGCCGTGCTCGGCCCGCTCGCCGCGGACCTGCGCGGACGGGTGCTCGCGGACCTGAGCTCCGACGTCCCGCAGCGCGCCCGGGAGGCCGCCGCGTGGGCGAAGGAGGAGGGCCTCGTCTACCTCGACGCCACCATCGTCGTCAACGTGCCGATGGTGGGCGCCGACGATGCGCTGGTCCTCTACGCCGGCCCGCGGTCCGCGTTCGAGCGGCACGAGAGCACACTGCGGGCCCTCGGCGGCGCCACCACGTACCTCGGCGAGGACCACGCCTTCGCGGCCGCGTACGACGTCGCCGTGCTCGACTACTTCTGGACGAGCATGGCGGGAATCGTGCACGCGTTCGCGCTGGCGCGGGCGGAGGGGATCGCCGCCGCGGACCTCGCGCCCCACCTGCTCGGCAACGGCGGACTGCTGGCCTCGATCATCCCCGCCATGGCGGCGGACGTCGACGCCGGTGTGTACCCGGGCGAGGAGGAGAATCTGGTGATGGACGCCGCCGGGGTCGAGCACGTGCTGCACGCCGCCGACCACTACGGCCTCGACGTCTCGGTGCTGCGGGCCGTCGACGCGGTGGCGCAGCGCGCGATCGGCCTGGGCCACGGCGCCGCGGGCTGGACCGCGACGGTCGAGGCGGTCCGCCGCCCCGCCTAG
- a CDS encoding VOC family protein: protein MIKNISLVSVWVQDLDESLRFYTEILGFEPKDDITMGPDFRWVTVRHPAQPELQVHLTTPSRPLSDDLIAAMQRAQADGGLPGLGLAVEDCRATYEALSAKGVEFIQPPEERPYGVEALMRDNSGNWMVLVEAREYTPEDFEGVTFD from the coding sequence ATCATCAAGAACATCTCGCTCGTATCGGTCTGGGTGCAGGACCTCGACGAATCCCTCCGCTTCTACACGGAGATCCTCGGATTCGAGCCCAAGGACGACATCACCATGGGCCCCGACTTCCGGTGGGTCACCGTCCGTCACCCCGCGCAGCCGGAGCTGCAGGTCCACTTGACCACCCCGTCGAGGCCGCTCTCGGACGACCTCATCGCCGCGATGCAGCGTGCCCAGGCCGACGGCGGCCTGCCCGGCCTGGGCCTCGCGGTCGAGGACTGCCGCGCGACGTACGAGGCGCTGTCCGCCAAGGGCGTCGAGTTCATTCAGCCGCCCGAGGAGCGCCCGTACGGCGTCGAGGCGCTGATGCGCGACAACTCGGGCAACTGGATGGTGCTCGTCGAGGCCCGCGAGTACACGCCGGAGGACTTCGAGGGAGTGACCTTCGACTGA
- a CDS encoding helix-turn-helix domain-containing protein, which yields MTARASDDLLPHLRRARDHADRNYSEPLDLAALAAISGISKYHFQRLFVATYGVSPAEHLSRRRIERAQDLLRATNLTVTEICTAVGFASLGSFSSRFRELVGESPTEFRARWSDGAPRIPSCYVFMAGLAERHAPAAESASEEKPPAAGSS from the coding sequence GTGACCGCGCGTGCGTCCGACGATCTGCTGCCCCACCTGCGGCGCGCGCGGGATCACGCCGACCGCAACTACTCCGAGCCCCTGGACCTCGCCGCACTGGCCGCGATCTCGGGGATCAGCAAGTACCACTTCCAGCGGTTGTTCGTCGCGACCTACGGGGTGTCGCCCGCCGAGCATCTGTCGCGACGGCGCATCGAGCGGGCACAGGACCTGCTTCGCGCCACGAACCTGACGGTCACCGAGATCTGCACCGCGGTCGGCTTCGCGAGCCTCGGATCGTTCAGCAGCCGGTTCCGCGAGCTGGTGGGCGAATCGCCGACCGAGTTCCGCGCGCGCTGGTCCGACGGCGCCCCACGGATCCCGAGTTGCTACGTCTTCATGGCGGGCCTGGCGGAGCGGCACGCCCCGGCCGCCGAGTCCGCAAGCGAGGAGAAGCCGCCGGCGGCCGGGTCCTCCTAG